The following are encoded together in the Dermacoccus nishinomiyaensis genome:
- a CDS encoding PseG/SpsG family protein: MDASRSPSPAAWPGEPAATTPSSPTRRVVLRADATPTIGVGHAMRLLALAQELRGRGIEVHLAGDLDVAWVASAYAEAGVLVHPCPTDPDDLVALVLDLDARWCVLDRYDLGPRWGVWLRRAGVVVMAMVDGPFSADQDADLYVDQNPGATPRAVGAGQLALAGADYTLFRDDVLALRRPVGDVAVEDVADEEQRPLRVLEVFGGTDPCGAAPVVTPLVLQACSGLAADITVVTPDPTWVAPLAADAPPGVELRASGPVSDLAARAAACDLVVTASGSSVWELMCLGVPLGVVCVIDNQRPGYDMVADADLALGLGDLEMLRRDDDARAAAVSALREAFTDRDVRVERAARAQELLDGRGRARVAEALVSLAR, translated from the coding sequence ATGGACGCTTCTCGTTCCCCGTCTCCCGCTGCGTGGCCCGGCGAGCCCGCCGCGACGACGCCTTCCTCCCCCACCCGTCGCGTCGTGCTGCGCGCCGATGCCACACCGACCATCGGCGTCGGGCACGCGATGCGATTGCTTGCGCTCGCGCAGGAGTTGCGCGGACGAGGCATCGAGGTGCACCTCGCGGGCGATCTCGATGTGGCATGGGTGGCGTCGGCCTACGCCGAGGCCGGCGTTCTCGTGCACCCCTGCCCCACCGACCCCGACGACCTCGTCGCGCTCGTGCTCGATCTCGACGCGCGGTGGTGCGTCCTGGATCGCTACGACCTGGGTCCGCGCTGGGGCGTGTGGCTGCGGCGAGCCGGCGTCGTCGTCATGGCGATGGTGGACGGGCCGTTCTCGGCTGATCAAGACGCCGACCTCTACGTCGACCAGAATCCCGGTGCGACGCCTCGTGCCGTCGGCGCGGGACAGCTCGCCCTCGCAGGGGCGGACTACACCCTCTTTCGTGACGACGTGCTCGCGCTGCGCCGCCCCGTCGGTGACGTCGCCGTCGAGGACGTCGCCGACGAGGAGCAGCGCCCGCTGCGCGTGCTCGAGGTGTTCGGCGGCACCGACCCGTGCGGCGCGGCGCCCGTCGTCACACCTCTCGTACTGCAGGCATGCAGCGGCCTGGCCGCCGACATCACCGTCGTCACGCCTGACCCGACGTGGGTCGCCCCCCTCGCCGCGGATGCACCCCCCGGTGTCGAACTGCGTGCGAGCGGACCGGTGAGCGACCTCGCCGCGCGCGCCGCGGCCTGCGACCTCGTCGTGACCGCGAGCGGGTCGTCCGTGTGGGAACTCATGTGCCTCGGTGTCCCGCTCGGCGTCGTCTGCGTCATCGACAACCAGCGCCCGGGTTACGACATGGTGGCCGATGCAGATCTGGCGCTCGGGCTCGGCGACCTCGAGATGCTGCGACGCGACGATGACGCGCGCGCCGCGGCCGTGAGCGCGCTGCGCGAGGCGTTCACCGACCGCGACGTGCGCGTCGAGCGGGCCGCACGGGCTCAGGAGTTGCTCGACGGTCGGGGTCGCGCCCGCGTGGCGGAGGCTCTTGTCAGCCTGGCTCGCTAG